The following proteins are encoded in a genomic region of Dyadobacter sp. UC 10:
- the folE gene encoding GTP cyclohydrolase I FolE, with product MKPNGTLSNIPPTDLLDLEEIGDDHVFNSIETPLRKDAFAMEDEVKMELIEKHFRHIMEIMGLDMTDDSLKGTPKRVAKMFIQEVFSGLDPKNKPAVTLFDNKYKYDQMLVEKDISVFSNCEHHFVPIYGKAHVAYISSGKVIGLSKLNRIVEYYSKRPQVQERLTVQIANELKQALQTEDVAVVIDAQHMCVQSRGIRDSGSSTVTAYYGGKFENETTKKEFLSYLGM from the coding sequence ATGAAACCGAACGGAACTTTGTCGAATATCCCGCCAACTGATCTTTTGGATTTGGAAGAAATTGGTGACGATCACGTATTTAACTCCATCGAAACACCGCTTCGAAAGGATGCTTTTGCCATGGAGGATGAGGTCAAAATGGAATTGATCGAAAAACATTTCAGGCATATTATGGAAATAATGGGCCTGGACATGACCGATGACAGCCTCAAAGGAACTCCAAAAAGGGTGGCCAAGATGTTTATCCAGGAGGTTTTTAGCGGACTGGATCCAAAAAACAAACCTGCGGTCACGCTTTTTGACAATAAATACAAATATGACCAGATGCTGGTCGAAAAGGATATTTCGGTATTCTCCAACTGCGAGCACCATTTTGTCCCTATCTACGGAAAGGCGCACGTGGCCTACATTTCAAGTGGTAAAGTGATCGGACTTTCGAAACTGAACCGGATTGTGGAATACTATTCTAAACGCCCGCAGGTTCAGGAAAGGCTGACCGTTCAGATCGCCAATGAATTAAAACAAGCCTTGCAGACCGAGGATGTAGCCGTGGTAATCGACGCCCAGCACATGTGCGTCCAGTCGCGCGGCATCAGAGATTCAGGCAGCTCCACAGTCACTGCCTACTACGGTGGGAAGTTTGAAAATGAGACGACTAAGAAGGAGTTTTTGAGTTATTTGGGGATGTGA
- a CDS encoding sugar phosphate isomerase/epimerase family protein translates to MYVSRRDFLKQAGATALAATTFTDLFAAEPAKKLWFDISLAEWSLHKELFAKKLTNMDFPELAKKEFGISIVEYVNQFFKDKAEDKTYLNDLIKRQKDNGVTAHLIMIDGEGGLGELDAAVRNKAVENHYKWVEAAKYLGCKTIRVNAFGKGSDEEIAKAAVEGLGKLGEFAKKTGINVIVENHGGSSSNGQWLSGVMKQVNLKNVGTLPDFGNFCIKRKAGGCEESYDRYQGTKELMPFAKGVSAKTYDFDEKGNCIETDYTKILKIVKDAGFKGIAGIEYEGSKLSEREGIKATKALLERVGPMV, encoded by the coding sequence ATGTACGTTTCACGACGCGATTTTCTTAAACAGGCAGGAGCGACTGCGCTTGCTGCAACCACCTTTACCGATCTTTTTGCTGCTGAGCCTGCCAAGAAGCTTTGGTTTGACATTTCCCTCGCTGAATGGTCACTTCACAAAGAATTGTTTGCCAAAAAACTGACAAACATGGACTTCCCGGAACTGGCTAAGAAAGAATTCGGAATATCGATTGTGGAGTATGTAAACCAGTTTTTTAAAGACAAAGCTGAGGACAAAACCTACCTGAATGATCTAATAAAAAGACAAAAAGACAACGGTGTCACAGCGCACCTGATCATGATCGACGGCGAAGGCGGATTGGGCGAACTGGACGCTGCGGTTCGTAACAAAGCAGTTGAAAACCATTACAAGTGGGTTGAGGCGGCTAAGTATCTCGGCTGCAAGACCATCCGTGTGAATGCGTTCGGAAAGGGTTCAGACGAAGAAATTGCCAAAGCGGCGGTTGAAGGTTTGGGTAAACTGGGAGAGTTTGCAAAGAAAACAGGGATCAATGTGATCGTTGAAAACCATGGCGGCTCATCCTCAAACGGCCAGTGGCTGTCTGGCGTGATGAAGCAGGTAAATTTGAAAAACGTTGGTACCCTACCCGATTTCGGTAATTTCTGTATCAAGAGAAAAGCCGGTGGGTGTGAAGAATCTTACGACAGATACCAGGGCACGAAAGAATTAATGCCTTTCGCAAAAGGTGTGAGCGCAAAAACTTACGATTTCGACGAAAAAGGGAACTGTATCGAAACAGATTATACCAAGATCCTAAAAATCGTTAAAGACGCAGGTTTCAAGGGCATCGCAGGAATCGAATACGAAGGAAGTAAGCTTTCGGAACGTGAAGGTATTAAGGCCACGAAAGCGTTGTTGGAAAGAGTGGGACCGATGGTTTAG